GGTGTTGGAGTACAGGCAACATAACAGATGAAATGGTGAATGAATATCTGGAGCATCACAGAAGGAGTGATGACAATGGCGGAAGCAATTTCATCATTGAGTGAAAGACGACTTTCAGTCGTCAATCAAACCTATGGACTTTTAGTACATAGTCGTTTAGTCCATCATTAGAGAATGAGAGCCGTGTCGGCCAAGGTAAATTGCGGTTCCAAGGAGTTATCTTGTATTGGAAGTTTCCTTCTGTTCCATCACATCAGGTCAGCTTCTTCTTGCGCTGCTTCCACATGTGGCCGTAAAGTTTTGGGAAGAAAACGAAGTAGGAGAGGGCCACGGCCGCAAGTGCCACATTGATAAGGTTGAACTCGAACGCCCGCCATTTCCAGAAGGTGAACATCACCATGAACTCACCTGTGACACCCAGCGGATAAAGCAGAATGAAGAACGTGTAGCGCGAAAAGGTGACAAAGCCAACATTCAATTTGAATATCTCAGTGAGGTAGTACAACGCGCGGAGGATCTCGGTAATGCCCCACGCGATGCTCACCAAGGCAAAGCCCGAAAGCCAACCGGTTTCATGAAGCAGATCAGCTGGAATCCAGTTGAGGATGAATACGATAAGGAGGCGCGAGAAGACCTGCATGGCCGTGAGAAGCCAATTGGCGCCTGCAATACCGATCACCGCATTCATGATCTCGAAGATGGCCAACGCTTGCGCGAACGTCAGCATCAATAAACTCTGCTCATCGAATGCCAGACCATGCAATAGTACATGGAACAGAAAGAGCGACCACGCCAGCAGCGTGATGATGTTGAAAGCAATGAGCCAGACCTTCTTCATATTATCTGGTTGATGGATGCCCTAAGTTCCTGATTTTCTGATAACCGCTACCCAACCGCCACCTTCGGCCATCGATATCACATATTTCATGGTAGGAACAATGCTTGTCTCTTTGAAGTATTCGTAGCTCGAACCGTTCTTCCGCGTGTCCTCCGCATCGCGCCAAAGCTCCATTTCATACTGTCCACTACCGAGGAATGCAAGGTCGATGCTGATGGTCTGGCCAACGGCTCCCGTCATGCCGCCAATGAACCATGTATCGCCTTTTCTTCGTGCCAATAGAATGTGTTCTCCGACCTTGGCATCAAGCACAATGGTCTCGTCCCAGGTTGTGGGTACTGCGGCCAGGAATTTCATGCACTCAGGTTCCTTTTCGTAGGCGGTGGGTGCATCGGCCAACATCTGCAATGGGCTTTCAAAAACCACATATTTGGCCAACTCGTGGCAGCGGGTGCCTATGCTTTTCGGATGCTTGAAATTGCCATGATGCTTCTTCGGGTTGCCGATATTCTCCATGGCACCGGGAGTGTAGTCCATCGGCCCGGCAAGCATGCGGGTAAATGGAAGCGTCACATCATGCGTAGGCGTGATGGCGCTGCTCCATTTGTTCCATTCCAATCCGCGCACACCTTCAAAGGTCAGCACGTTCGGGTAGGTGCGTTGCAAACCTTTCGGGCAATGGCTTCCATGAAAATCCACCAGCATTTTGCGGGCGGCAGCTTCCTTGGCCACTTTCTCATAAAAAGCGATCATCTCCTGATCGTTCCGCATCATGAAGTCCATTTTAATGCCCGCAATTCCCCAATCGGAAAACTGCTTGAAAGCATCGTCAAACTGCGATTCGAGGGTTTTCCAAACCACCCAAAGGATCACATTCACATTCTTCTCCTTGCCGTAGCGCACCAGTTCGGGGATGTCAATTTCCTCTTTCACCTTCAGTAGATCGCCCAATTTGTACCAGCCTTCATCCAGCACGATGTATTCGAGACCGTTCTTCGAAGCAAAATCGATGTAGTATTTGTAGGTCTGCGTGTTGAGGCCGGGTTTGAAATCCACACCTTCCAGTTGTAGCGCATTCCACCAGTCCCACGCCACTTTACCGGGTTTTATCCATTCGGTATCAATCATTTCCGTTTCGGAGGCAAGCAACCAAGGCAGATTCGAGGCAAAAAGTCCTTCCTCATCATCCGCAATGGTGAACACGCGCCAAGGATAGCTTCGGTTGCCATTGGTGCGAGCGATCCAATTGTGCTTGAATGCAGCCATCTCGAAACGGTCGAAAAACTTGATCTCTGAGGCTGGGTACGGTGGATGAATGCCTTTGTAGCCACCTTCGCCATCTGTTTTCAGATACAGACCGGGATAGTCGTGCAGATCCGTCTCCGTGAACATGATGAACGTGCCATTGTCGCGTTTCCATAATACGGGAAGGCTTGCTTTTTCACCTTTCCGCAATTGCATGCTACTGGTAGGAATGAATTTCTGCTCGTTGCTGGAGTAGAAGGACGTTTCCTTCGGATACCACACTTCGGGGTCGGTGGTCAGTTCAAAACCCATCATTTCCTCTTTGATGGTCACTTCCTGTTCGAATGAGGTGCGAAGACGATAGCTGAAGCCTTCATCATAACATCGGAAATCGATGCTCAGGCCGCTTTCAAACTCCAAGGAAAGTTCGTTGTAGCCTTCATGTATCTCGCTTGAGCGGTACGGTACAATGGGTTTCACGATTCTGTCAACCGAATTGGTGCTCGACTTGGCATCGAATTCCTTGTGCCCCAAACGGTTCTTTTTGCCGATCAGGAGTCCCATCGGCTTTCCGTACATGATCAATTTCCCACGGTAATACAACCGATAGACCGTGTTAGCGCTGACCAGGATCTCCACTTTGATGTCTCCATCTGGAGACTTGAGAAAATATTCTTGCGCCCTTCCTGTGAAAGCTGCGAGAATGATGGCAAGCAAAATGAGCGTTCGCTTCATGCAATTCTGAATTAAGCCGCCAAGTTGCCGAATTGTTGTGAACTGCGCCAATTGCGGGCAACATTAATAATGAAGTATCTCTCATATCGGTCTTTTGACGGGTTATTCCGTTGCGAACTTTGAGTTACTTTCGGCCGCATGAAACACCTTTGCACCATTCTTTTCTGTGTAGCTGCAAATTCACTTTTCGCGCAGGGAAGTCTGAATATCGATTCGCTTTTCAATTGGCAGGATTCGACCATCATTCCTTCCACGGCACACAATAATCGCTACAACGAGATATGGGGCTACGCCAAGAATGGGAAGGAGTATGCCATCATTGGCAGCTCCAAGGGCACGCACATTTTTGATGTGACGGTTCCGGCCGAGTCGGAGCAGGTGGTTTTCATTGAAGGGAAAGTAACTGGCTCAACGGTGGTTCATCGCGACTTCCATGATTTTGATGATTGTCTCTACATGGTTTCCGATGAGGGAAATGCCTCCTTGCAGATAGCCGACCTTCGTTTCTTACCCGATTCGGCACCGTTGGTTTATGACAGCGGGGAGCTGTTCCCAAGGTCGCACAATATTTTCATCGATAGTTCCAGCGCACGGATGTACGTGTGCGGTGGACCACTGCTGTTTGCCGTTTTCTCGTTGGCCGATCCGACCTCACCAACGCTATTGCTCAATTGTCCGTTGGATGTTCCGTTCTGGGGACCGATCGGTTATGTACACGACACCTACGTGCGTGGCGATACGGCCTATCTGAATGCAGGAACCAACGGACTTTTCGTGGTCGATTTCCATGACATCAACAACCCTGTAATGATCGGTTCCATGGATGTGTACCCGCAGAGTGGCTACAACCACAGCGGTTGGCTCATGGCCGACAAACCGTACTATGCCTTGGCCGATGAAACATTTGGGAAGGACGTAAAGATCGTGGATGTGTCCGATATGGCCGATCTGCATGTGGTGGACACCATTACCTCTGGCGTGGATGAGAACTCCATTCCTCACAACCTTATATATAGGGGAGATCAGTTGTTCATCTCATACTACTTCGATGGACTGTACATGTTCGATTGTTCTGACCCGACCCACCCACAGTTGGCGGGGTTTTACGATACATCCACCGAACCGCATGTCAATGGACTGTACCGTGGTTGCTGGGGCGTTTATCCGCTGTTGCCTTCGGGGCATATTCTTGCGTCCGACATGCAGACGGGGCTTTGGGTCTTCGGTTCCAACTTGGTTGCTGGCGTCAACGAGCCATCCAAAGATGCAACAAAGGACTTGACCGTATATCCCAATCCGGTGGAGAATGTACTTCATCTTGGAAAAAACTACACCAACATCCGTTATCGTATTTCCGACATGGCGGGTAGAGAGGTGATGCACGGGAAGAGTATTGGAACCATCGATGTGTCGGAACTTGGAACAGGTATCTACGTGATCACCGTACTTGCTGACGATGCAACTCTTCAGAGCCGCTTCTTTAAGCGTTAAGGCCAAGCTGTTCCGCTTACAGACTTTTATCAGTTTTTTCAACGACCGAGGTCACAGTTGGTCATAGTGATGTGGGGTTACTTCGCTTCCAGAAGTTAATCATTAAAAACACCATCATGACAACAACAACTGCCCCCAAAAAACACATTGACGAACTGCATTTCGAGCATCGCGTGTGGACGAATAATATGAAGTTCTATCTGGATGAGCTTCTGATCTTTGAAAACCGATTGGGTGAACTTGTTCAGAAGAACAGTAAAACGGAAGTAACGGCTCAGATAGAGCATTTTCAGAATCAGTTTATCCGTCAGCGAGAAGTAGCAGAAGAGTTGATCAGCAAATGTGGAGATCACGAGAAGTTTCTTGCCAATCAGGCAAAAGACCATCCAATTGCCATTGATCATGTGCTGTTTGCCGACCATACCAAATTGCGTGAAGAGGTGAACACGTACGAAAAACTTTACCGCGAATTGAAGGATGAGTTCATGGCTTTCGTGGCCAAGTGGATGTAATAAAGGAGCCAGCCATGAAGTTGCACATAGACGACAAGCGGATCATCTCCGCTATTCAGGAGGAATTCAGCAAAGGCTTCCCTTATCTGAAGATCGAATTCTTCAAGAAGCCGCATGAAGCAGGTGAGACTTCTGCAAAAGAAGACATGCTGCCAACCGATTCTCCGATTGGAAAGTGGAGAACTGCACACAATGAGGGAGAGCTTACCATCACAAAAGACTCAACGGTGGCTGAAGTGGAGAGCGGTTTCCAAGAGAAATTCGGGATAGCGGTTCAGGTTTTTCGCAGATCGGGAAAGGTTTGGCTGGAGACTTCTGCAACCGATGGTTGGACGCTTTCCGAGCAGAACGATCAAGCAGCATTTATGGAACAGGAAGTTGGCTAACGCCAACGGAACGCTCAAGGGTTGGATGGTGCCCTGACGTTCCCGCCCCTTCTCGAAAGAGGAGGGGCTTTCTTTTTGCGTGCAATCGATCACAGTAATGATCGAGAAGATACTCGTTGGCTTATCGTAATCCACTCCAGAAAATGTACGTCCGATACTTCTCAGCGATAGAAATCAACACTTTCAAGGAGAAAGTGTGTGTGATTTTGGGAAATTCCGGAAAAGAGATTATTGACAGAGGTCTGGCCAATCAGTTTTAGCCCGGGAATAACCAAGGTCCAATGATTTTCTCAGATCTTGGCAGCCACCTCCATTGTCTTCCATAAAGCGCTTAAGATGCCCCCGATGATAAAGCGCTTCTGCCAAGCGCGATTTCATGTATTCAGCCTTGCTTCCCTCGATCTTGGATCCTTCATAATCGGCCAGAACCTTTTTGATAGATGCCTTGTACTCGTGCATTTCCACCAGATTCTCCGCTATTTCCACCGCACGGTTGTAATCTTCCATGGCAGCAGGAAACTCGATCTTCTGGAATTTGATGCCACCACGTCCAACATACGCTTCTACAAAGTTCGGATCAACCTCAATGGCCTTGTCAAATTCGGCCTGCGCTTCATCATACTTGCGCTGCTCTTTCAGCGTAAGCGCCAGATCGTAGCTTTTGGCTGCTTCTTCGTATGGGGTCATGGCCGGAGGAGCATCGGTGGTATCGGAAGCAGCTTTGGCCTTGGCTTTGGCCGCAGCGATCTTCTCTTCCTTGGTCATAGACGACTCGGGCTTCTCCGAACCTGCGGTTCCAGCTTCTTGAGCGTGCAGCGATACACAACACAGGCAGAAGAGCAATAGATAAACGTATCTCATCAAAACTCCAATTGCGGTGCAAGATAGTATTCTTGCCTTTAATAACGTGGATGCCGAAAATTTGGGATTACACAATTTTTAACAACCGATATTTGATAAACCTCAGTTGCTTTTTTCCTTCTTCGAAGCTTCAAAAGAACGTTGTTTGTTCAGAATGGCAACGGTCAGTTCGTATTCGGTGTACCGATAGATCTGATCCTCTGAAAAGTTGCAATAGTCCATGAACTCGTGCAGCTCGTCTCCTTCGTAGCCAGTTATTCGATTAACGACCTCATCGTTGAACTTCTGATAGTTGTAACGATGCTTCTCTTGCTGCGCCTCCAAACGGTGCAATTCCTGCCGTGCCTTGGCCTCTTTGCTCAGGTTTCCGTAGATGAATGAAGCAGGGTTGAGAAGGTATTTCGCCTTTTTGATCTCCTGTGCATCTTCGGTTACGGGAATGGTTCGCGGGTCTTTCGGTGGAGCTTTGATACCCACGATCTTCACCGTTCCGTCATCGGTTTCCAGATCCATGAAGCGGTCTCGGAACTGTTCCTTGGTGCCGAATGGGTTCACTTCCACTTCCAAGAGCTGATAATCGCGCGGGGAAAGCCGTACCTCAATGTAGTCGGCCTCCATTTCCTTTTGGGTAATGATGAGGGCTTTGCTGTGATACCCGATGGAGCTGAACACCAGACTGTCGCCCAGATCTACCGGAACTTTGAAAGCTCCTTCGGGCGAAGTGATCGTGGCGAGTGAATCGGTCAGATTGAGAACGTGCACCGCAGGAACGGGGGCGGAAGTGAGATTGTTTTTGATGATACCTCCAAGCAGAACGCGATCCACATCGCGGTTCTGCGCTTGGGCAGAGCCGAAATACAACAGCACCATTCCGAGATAAAGAAGTTTCCTCATTGGTTTCACAAAGTACGGATATTCGGTTGGAAGGATAACCGTGCCAAACCTATGGAATCCTGATAATAATTGTTAATGCTGTTGGCATTTTGCAATTTCGGGACTTCAATCCCAGAACATGCCGAACACATTATATACTGTATCTCCCAACGGGGACGATTCGAAGGAAACGTTGGTCTCGCGCATTGCCAGCGAGAAGAATTCCCTGAAACAGGAACTGTTGAAGAACGGAGCCATCATGTTCCGTGGGTACAATATCCGCACACCCGAAGATTTTGAGGCAGTGGCCTTGGCCTTGGAGCCTGGACTTCAGAACAATTACGCAGGGACTTCGCCACGAAACAGTCGAACCAAGTTTGTGCATTCGGCCAGTGAGTTGCCAGGGCATTACCCCATCATGCAACATTGCGAGATGAGCTTTCTGCCAACGGCACCACGCTACCTGTTCTTCTTCTGCTACGTGGAACCAAAAGATGGAGGCGAGACGCCCATTTGTGATTTCCGCAAGGTGTATGAGCAGATGGATCCAAAAATCCGAAGAGACTTTGAGGAGAAAGGTGTGCGACTCATCCGTAACTACACGGGGCCAAACTCCAAGTCAAGGAACGATGTCTACCAACTCAAAAAGTGGGATGAGCTATTCAAGACAACCGACCACGAAAAGGTGGAAGAGGAGTGCAAGAAGAATGATCTACATCCAACATGGTTGCCGGATGACCGTCTCCGTTTGGTGAATGACCGCCCTTCGGTACAGAAACATCCCGAAACGGGTGAGATGGTGTGGTTCAATCACCTTCAGGTCTTCCATCGCGAAGCGGCTGCCATCGAATATGAACACATTTATAAACGCAGAGGCGATTTCTTTTCGCTGCGCTATCTGGTAGCGCTGAAGACCATCACGTTCTTCAAGCGCATCTTCAAGAAGACAGAGGACGAGGCCATGCACATGGTCTTTGCCGATGGAAGTGAGATTCCGCGTTCGTATGTGGAGCACGTGGAAAAACTCATTTGGGACAACCTTGTGGCCACCCCATGGAAATTGGGAGACGTGCTGATGATCGACAATTTCAGCACCTCGCACGGCCGTTTGCCATACAAAGGCCCACGCGACATTCTGGTGGCCTGGAGCGCCTGATTTGGCTGTGTTCTTATCAGGGTCAGATGACCATCCGCTTGTTCTTAACAGAAATAAGGTAAAACCAAAGACAAACACCAATGACGGTCAACCCTACCGAGATGTACCATTCCATTGCGGATATGCTGAGAAGCATTGGAAGAATAAGCAACGAAATAGCATCGAACAGCGGTTTATTGTAAGCAAATTTCGAGTTGGTCTTGGACCGATTGAAGTAAAAAGCTGAGACGCCCCCAATTGCCGTACCGACCCCAAGAAGAAGTGCAAGGAAAGAGTTGTCCTCATTCTGCGCAGTAGATTGTGAAACGAATACGATGTACCCGCCAATCAACAAACTTACAAGAGTGACCAAGGCCATATTCATCGAACTGAGTTTGGGCCAAGGCTTGGCTGGCTTTACAACTTCTTTGAATTCGTTTTCGGGTAAGAGCTTCAGTTCATCACGCCTTAACGAACTGAATCCAAGTTTTCCTGTGAAACCTGCAAACAGAATAGGATTTGCTGCGGCTATCCTGCTGTCAACTTGAATGGGGGTTGACCTGTAATAGTCGGGCCACATTTTTACTTGAATGAAGTGTGTACCATCCTCCAATTCAAGGTCTATGGTCTCGTCAATGCTTTTGATCCGCGCAGTTTCTTCACCGTCCACAAAAATCCGAAAAGCCATGGCACTACCATTCAGTTCGGGTATACGGTATATTTGAATATGGTAGGCCATCGACTTGTGCTAATTACAGCATTTTATTTCTCTTCTCTCAGCGTTCCATCGGGATTCCATCTTTTCCAACCCGGCATGGCAACACCGAAACGAAACTCGCCTTCATGTAGCTTTTGCCCGTTTGCTGACCATTCGACATTTTTTCCGTGGTACATTCCATCAAAAAAACCGTGTCCCTTGTCTTTGAAATAGATTTTTTCAGCTTCAATGTGAGCCCGTCCTTTCCAGTACCAATTTTCTGAAACGAAGAGTGTGTCCGCATCTTTTCTCATGACGGTTTTGGTTATTGAATCGGGTTCTAAAGGTGCCTCATAATCTATCCAACCCCACTTGCCAACCTTTTGATGGAAATAATGACCTCGCTTTCCTTTTTTGTCCGTAAACCACATCTCGTAGGTATAGGGCTGCTCTATGAATTGATGCGTGTAATCAATTTCAAGACGGATCTTCCCGTTTCTCCAATATTCTCTGTAACCGACCATTTCGCCCTTTTTCACATCATATTGCAATCCTATGGTGCCCTTTCTGTCCGACCACCTGTAAGTACCATCCATTGGAATAGGATGCCCGATTTCAAGTATCTCTCTTGAAGGTCTTTCTGCCTTGGCTCTCGGGCTCATGCCTTTTGAACTGAGAGGTATGGTGTTTGCCCCATGGTCGTAGTAGGTGTACCGATAATAAACGGCTTTGGTGCTGTCCTTCACTTCATTCCAGCGTTCATCAAGGTAAACGGTCCATTTACCGTTCTTCTTACCAAGCGTATCAAGTTGATTGATGGCTTCTTGGCACAAGGCGGAATTGGCAGCGAAAAGAAAGAGGAGAAATAGAGAACCTTTCATGTTGGTGGAATTTGTGTTTTTCCATGGATGCAGAAACGTTTCGTTTTCCATATACGATATCTCCGATCGTATTCATTTTCAAATCAGCTTTAATAATTCGTAATTGCGACTTCGAATTTCAGACCGTGCAAGAAAAAATAGCCATCAACTTTGATCCGAACAGCCAAATGGCGCTCAATTTCCTATTGGCGTTCATCATGTTCGGGGTGGCGTTGGATCTGAAATGGTCAGACATTACGCGTGCATTCCGTAAGCCAAAATCAACGCTGCTCGGACTGTTCTCTCAGTTCATCCTGCTCCCAGCCGTCACCTTTATTCTGGCATTGGTCTGGAACCCGATTCCCGGATTGGCATTGGGAATGTTTCTGGTAGCCGCCTGTCCGGGTGGAACCGTATCGAACTTCATGAGTTCCATGGCCAAGGCCGACCTGGGACTTTCGGTTACGCTAACGGCCATTTCCACCTTGCTTTGCGTGTTCTTCACCCCTTTCAATTTCGAACTGTGGAGTGGGCTTTACCCTGATACAGGGAATTTGCTCAAATCTGTGAGTTTGGATGCCATCGAGCTTTTCAAAACCGTTTTTCTGTTTCTCATACTGCCGGTCTTCATCGGCATGTTCGTTGGTGCTAAAAAGCCTGTGCTTACGGGTAAGATGCTCAAAC
The nucleotide sequence above comes from Flavobacteriales bacterium. Encoded proteins:
- a CDS encoding IS200/IS605 family transposase; its protein translation is CWSTGNITDEMVNEYLEHHRRSDDNGGSNFIIE
- a CDS encoding glycoside hydrolase family 97 protein, which gives rise to MKRTLILLAIILAAFTGRAQEYFLKSPDGDIKVEILVSANTVYRLYYRGKLIMYGKPMGLLIGKKNRLGHKEFDAKSSTNSVDRIVKPIVPYRSSEIHEGYNELSLEFESGLSIDFRCYDEGFSYRLRTSFEQEVTIKEEMMGFELTTDPEVWYPKETSFYSSNEQKFIPTSSMQLRKGEKASLPVLWKRDNGTFIMFTETDLHDYPGLYLKTDGEGGYKGIHPPYPASEIKFFDRFEMAAFKHNWIARTNGNRSYPWRVFTIADDEEGLFASNLPWLLASETEMIDTEWIKPGKVAWDWWNALQLEGVDFKPGLNTQTYKYYIDFASKNGLEYIVLDEGWYKLGDLLKVKEEIDIPELVRYGKEKNVNVILWVVWKTLESQFDDAFKQFSDWGIAGIKMDFMMRNDQEMIAFYEKVAKEAAARKMLVDFHGSHCPKGLQRTYPNVLTFEGVRGLEWNKWSSAITPTHDVTLPFTRMLAGPMDYTPGAMENIGNPKKHHGNFKHPKSIGTRCHELAKYVVFESPLQMLADAPTAYEKEPECMKFLAAVPTTWDETIVLDAKVGEHILLARRKGDTWFIGGMTGAVGQTISIDLAFLGSGQYEMELWRDAEDTRKNGSSYEYFKETSIVPTMKYVISMAEGGGWVAVIRKSGT
- a CDS encoding choice-of-anchor B family protein, whose product is MKHLCTILFCVAANSLFAQGSLNIDSLFNWQDSTIIPSTAHNNRYNEIWGYAKNGKEYAIIGSSKGTHIFDVTVPAESEQVVFIEGKVTGSTVVHRDFHDFDDCLYMVSDEGNASLQIADLRFLPDSAPLVYDSGELFPRSHNIFIDSSSARMYVCGGPLLFAVFSLADPTSPTLLLNCPLDVPFWGPIGYVHDTYVRGDTAYLNAGTNGLFVVDFHDINNPVMIGSMDVYPQSGYNHSGWLMADKPYYALADETFGKDVKIVDVSDMADLHVVDTITSGVDENSIPHNLIYRGDQLFISYYFDGLYMFDCSDPTHPQLAGFYDTSTEPHVNGLYRGCWGVYPLLPSGHILASDMQTGLWVFGSNLVAGVNEPSKDATKDLTVYPNPVENVLHLGKNYTNIRYRISDMAGREVMHGKSIGTIDVSELGTGIYVITVLADDATLQSRFFKR
- a CDS encoding tetratricopeptide repeat protein codes for the protein MRYVYLLLFCLCCVSLHAQEAGTAGSEKPESSMTKEEKIAAAKAKAKAASDTTDAPPAMTPYEEAAKSYDLALTLKEQRKYDEAQAEFDKAIEVDPNFVEAYVGRGGIKFQKIEFPAAMEDYNRAVEIAENLVEMHEYKASIKKVLADYEGSKIEGSKAEYMKSRLAEALYHRGHLKRFMEDNGGGCQDLRKSLDLGYSRAKTDWPDLCQ
- a CDS encoding taurine catabolism dioxygenase TauD, producing MPNTLYTVSPNGDDSKETLVSRIASEKNSLKQELLKNGAIMFRGYNIRTPEDFEAVALALEPGLQNNYAGTSPRNSRTKFVHSASELPGHYPIMQHCEMSFLPTAPRYLFFFCYVEPKDGGETPICDFRKVYEQMDPKIRRDFEEKGVRLIRNYTGPNSKSRNDVYQLKKWDELFKTTDHEKVEEECKKNDLHPTWLPDDRLRLVNDRPSVQKHPETGEMVWFNHLQVFHREAAAIEYEHIYKRRGDFFSLRYLVALKTITFFKRIFKKTEDEAMHMVFADGSEIPRSYVEHVEKLIWDNLVATPWKLGDVLMIDNFSTSHGRLPYKGPRDILVAWSA
- a CDS encoding bile acid:sodium symporter family protein produces the protein MDAETFRFPYTISPIVFIFKSALIIRNCDFEFQTVQEKIAINFDPNSQMALNFLLAFIMFGVALDLKWSDITRAFRKPKSTLLGLFSQFILLPAVTFILALVWNPIPGLALGMFLVAACPGGTVSNFMSSMAKADLGLSVTLTAISTLLCVFFTPFNFELWSGLYPDTGNLLKSVSLDAIELFKTVFLFLILPVFIGMFVGAKKPVLTGKMLKPIRWVSMLIFIAFIVVAFLKNKDNFIAYAELALALVIVHNFLALATGYLVGKAGRLGEPASRSLAIETGIQNSALGLIICFKFFPEIGEMALLCAMWGIWHIISGMTISIIWNRTATA